The following nucleotide sequence is from Pelodiscus sinensis isolate JC-2024 chromosome 8, ASM4963464v1, whole genome shotgun sequence.
GCATTTGTGAATGTAAAAAAATCTTTGACAGTGGCAAGAgacagatttcaaaatatttcactagtTTACACTGATGCTGACCACTTCACTCCCATTTAGTTACCCAGAACAATCACATTTCCCATCAGAGTTTACTCATTTGCAAGATAAAAAGAAAGATATTTCTGCACATGCCCATAACATTcttcaccactgggggcagctatACATAAGACTGCATTCACTGAAACCAAAGCAACAGTCGGAGAAGCTTTCAGAATGACAGTATGCAGAAGTGAACAGAGCTTGTTCATTGTACAGTGTTATTCTGTTATTCTGTGCTCCAATACAGCTTCGTAGCTGGATCGGGTGCTAACTACAATAATTGCAGTACTATGGAATACCGATGTGTGAATTCAGATAGCTGAATGTTGCTTGGAGGAATCTATCATGCTTTCATATAAAGAGAGGTTTTAAAAGCCAGGTTTTTAACTGTAAAGATGCAAAACCGTAATATCCATGAAGATCCTATTACCTAGgaagaatttgacatttttctGTGAATTGTGTGTTGggatttatttattcttggagtGTTCTGCATGGCTGGCAAAGAATAATGTTCCAAAATCAGTCCATCTCCCAAGGGGTCCAATTTTTCTTCCTGGGTGTCAGCAAGCCCTGACTCACAACAGTGCAGCTGACAGGGACTGTCATGCTTGTGGCACcctaagcaaaaaacaaaagacCTAAGGACGACCTTTGAACAACACAAAGGATGGgtatgtttttcatttaaaaaaatatacagcaTGTAGCTTCTGCATAAATGCTGTTTTAATTATTCTGTAGACTTACCTTGATATGGTTAAGGATCATAGTTAAAATATCTATTGATTATATTGTTACTTAACTATTTTACAATATTGATAAAGACTTTTTTATATTGGATTAAAAGAAAATGTGCAAAGTAGCTGTCAAACtagaaatgttttttaaatgatttttttttaaaaaaagattcttaatgtgattttaaaaatgacTCATCTTTTGGGGGGATAACTTTTCtaagttgtttttatttccagGTTTCAATGTAATTAGGCTACTGAGCGGATCAGCTGTAGCCCTGGTAATAGCCCCTACTGTATTACTGACAATGCTTTCTTCTGCTGAACGAGGATGCCCTAAGGGATGTAGGTGTGAAGGAAAAATGATATATTGTGAATCTCAGAAATTACAGGAAATACCCTTGACTATATCTGCTGGTTGTTTAGGTTTGTCCCTTCGCTATAACAGCCTccaaaaactaaaacataatCAATTTAAAGGTCTAAATCAGCTCACCTGGCTGTATCTAGACCACAACCACATCAGTAATATTGACGAAAATGCTTTCAATGGAATACGCAGACTAAAAGAGTTGATCCTGAGTTCCAACAGAATCTCCTATTTTCTTAATAATACCTTCAGACCTGTGACAAACCTCCGTAACTTGGATCTGTCATACAATCAGCTGCAGTCTCTGGGATCTGAACAGTTCAGGGGCTTGAGGAAGCTGCTGAGTTTACATTTGAGATCCAATTCCCTAAGAACAATCCCTGTTCGAATATTCCAAGATTGTAGAAACCTTgaacttctggacctgggttacAATCGCATCCGAAGTTTAGCAAGGAATGTCTTTGCAGGCATGATCAGGCTGAAGGAGCTTCACCTGGAGCACAATCAGTTTTCTAAGCTCAACCTGGCACTTTTTCCAAGACTAGTCAGCCTTCAAAACCTTTATTTACAGTGGAATAAAATAAGTGTGATAGGACAAACTATGTCCTGGACCTGGAGCTCATTACAAAGGCTTGATTTATCTGGCAATGAAATAGAAGCTTTCAGTGGACCTAGTGTTTTTCAGTGTGTGCCCAATTTACAGCGCCTCAACCTGGATTCAAACAAGCTTACATTTATTGGTCAAGAAATTTTGGATTCTTGGATATCCCTCAATGAT
It contains:
- the LRRTM3 gene encoding leucine-rich repeat transmembrane neuronal protein 3; translated protein: MGFNVIRLLSGSAVALVIAPTVLLTMLSSAERGCPKGCRCEGKMIYCESQKLQEIPLTISAGCLGLSLRYNSLQKLKHNQFKGLNQLTWLYLDHNHISNIDENAFNGIRRLKELILSSNRISYFLNNTFRPVTNLRNLDLSYNQLQSLGSEQFRGLRKLLSLHLRSNSLRTIPVRIFQDCRNLELLDLGYNRIRSLARNVFAGMIRLKELHLEHNQFSKLNLALFPRLVSLQNLYLQWNKISVIGQTMSWTWSSLQRLDLSGNEIEAFSGPSVFQCVPNLQRLNLDSNKLTFIGQEILDSWISLNDISLAGNIWECSRNICSLVNWLKSFKGLRENTIICASPKELQGVNVIDAVKNYSICGKSTTERFELEKAPPKPTFKPKLTRPKHDSKPPAPPTIGATEPSSELEHDTEHISFHKIIAGSVALFLSVLVILLVIYVSWKRYPASMKQLQQHSLMRRHRKKKRQSLKQMTPTTQEFYVDYKPTNTETSEMLLNGTGPCTYNKSGSRECEIPLSMNVSTFLSYDQPTVSYCGVHHELLAHKPYESNTQDETMETHLETDLDLSTITTAARIGEHSQPLA